A region from the Metarhizium brunneum chromosome 7, complete sequence genome encodes:
- the Ankrd28_2 gene encoding Serine/threonine-protein phosphatase 6 regulatory ankyrin repeat subunit A has translation MSDRISSVLELEDANRRTPLSYAAERGEIDAVSGLLNKAASYQAVDALGRTPIFWAAIQGHDSVIKELIAYGAEWKIEDASGRTPLSYAAEKGHIDAACELVTAEAPEESSEGEDEEQQEEGSDEGDSENGPDNDSDDCSMASTASIVLPLNHAVRRGDEAAVKTLVQHGMDMFYESAWEDDPQPVLLAAKSGNGEILDMLLQAGFTADLAEDMYGRTALMFAAAKGYESIVRILLARQDHHLESEDDTGKNALAYAIKGGHETIAEMLRQAGLSEERDEAQSETSSAPAGDDDADMDTQTPADSCNALVKSSMTQGTKNEEAVRQHDEPVPRAIDSGKQDALLSAIQSKDVHTAHTLARQSGIDGTALDIMGMSPLLWSVKSNMPSVTRTLMATTHALHVDRQGRNLIHHAAMADNGEIFPLLVKMGVPVDEPDKSGRTPLSYAAELDRVAIVKLLLQNTAVDVNRADEFGRTPLSYAAGGGSDQTIQLLLERPGIKVTLAADNGRTPLSYACIHSTSSAPTFELLSAADASVADVVDKNGRTPISWAAGSGSAAVCSRLIALGVDVEHMDKNKRTPLSLAAERAYDDVVRVLLETRRVDKMSKCAAGRTPLDWAVREFSELDGPCFDWHRREERKWAIAYMLITGDLDQVPTVTSIERLLKEAVELDKPQVISQLIPTHLAKDIYSPLELVEHAMEHGSDETVRAVITALAKTEIEVPHASILSSAASAGRTVLVEELLSKKKASETGDQSLISQAAANGHIETIQMLLEKGTDVNQADGEGKTPLMLAGMHDQEETINMLLESPGINVNAVDNDGRTAVSHAAGAWYPGCLKLLLADPRVDAKRQDSQGRSPLWYAVAAWRRKAICALLEAA, from the coding sequence ATGTCTGACCGAATTTCTTCGGTCCTGGAATTGGAAGACGCCAACCGTCGGACGCCGCTTTCATACGCAGCCGAACGCGGTGAAATCGATGCCGTCTCGGGGCTTTTGAATAAGGCTGCAAGCTATCAGGCTGTCGATGCCTTGGGGAGGACCCCTATTTTCTGGGCTGCCATCCAAGGCCACGACAGTGTGATCAAGGAGCTTATAGCGTATGGAGCAGAGTGGAAGATTGAGGATGCTTCTGGTCGAACTCCTCTATCCTACGCCGCTGAGAAGGGACACATTGATGCAGCTTGCGAGTTGGTGACGGCCGAGGCCCCTGAGGAGTCGTCAGAAGGggaagacgaggagcagcaggagGAGGGTTCAGATGAAGGAGACAGTGAAAATGGTCCCGACAACGACTCTGATGATTGCTCCATGGCTTCTACCGCTTCCATCGTCTTGCCATTGAACCACGCGGTCCGCCGGGGGGATGAGGCCGCCGTCAAGACCCTAGTgcagcatggcatggacatgTTCTATGAATCAGCATGGGAAGACGACCCACAACCAGTTCTGCTCGCGGCCAAGAGTGGTAACGGTGAAATCTTGGATATGCTTCTGCAAGCCGGCTTTACCGCAGACTTGGCCGAGGACATGTATGGGCGAACGGCGTTGATGTTTGCCGCTGCAAAAGGCTACGAATCCATAGTCCGAATCTTGCTGGCGAGGCAGGATCATCATCTGGAAAGTGAGGATGATACAGGAAAGAATGCACTCGCATATGCGATCAAGGGAGGACATGAAACCATTGCCGAGATGCTACGGCAGGCAGGTTTGAGCGAAGAACGAGATGAAGCGCAGTCCGAGACATCTTCCGCCCCCGCTGGTGACGATGACGCGGATATGGATACGCAAACGCCTGCTGATTCTTGCAATGCGCTGGTAAAATCAAGCATGACGCAGGGGACAAAGAACGAGGAGGCAGTTCGCCAGCATGATGAGCCCGTCCCGAGAGCCATTGACAGTGGTAAACAAGACGCGCTCTTATCAGCTATACAGAGTAAAGATGTTCATACCGCACATACATTGGCAAGACAGAGTGGGATAGATGGTACTGCCCTGGATATCATGGGCATGTCCCCTTTACTGTGGTCGGTCAAGTCCAATATGCCATCAGTGACACGAACGCTCATGGCCACAACACACGCGCTACACGTGGACAGGCAGGGTCGGAATCTCATCCACcacgcagccatggcggatAACGGTGAAATTTTCCCACTTCTCGTGAAAATGGGGGTTCCCGTTGACGAGCCAGACAAATCCGGCCGAACACCGCTCTCGTACGCTGCGGAGCTGGACCGggtcgccattgtcaagttGCTTCTGCAGAACACTGCCGTGGACGTCAACCGTGCCGACGAATTTGGGCGCACGCCACTTTCATATGCcgcaggcggcggctcgGACCAGACAATACAACTACTACTGGAGAGACCCGGGATCAAAGTGACTTTGGCCGCTGACAATGGACGGACACCGTTGTCATACGCCTGCATTCATTCGACCTCGTCGGCACCGACGTTTGAGCTGTTGAGCGCCGCCGACGCTTCTGTTGCCGACGTTGTGGACAAGAATGGCCGGACTCCCATCTCGTGGGCTGCAGGTTCGGGTTCCGCCGCTGTATGCTCTCGGCTCATTGCCCTAGGAGTCGACGTCGAACACATggataaaaataaaagaaccCCTCTATCTCTTGCAGCTGAACGGGCCTACGACGATGTCGTGCGTGTGCTCCTCGAAACACGGCGGGTTGACAAGATGTCCAAATGTGCAGCTGGACGGACACCGCTGGACTGGGCAGTACGCGAGTTCTCCGAGCTGGATGGGCCCTGCTTCGACTGGCACAGGCGCGAGGAACGGAAATGGGCCATTGCCTATATGCTCATCACAGGGGACTTGGATCAAGTCCCAACCGTCACGTCAATCGAAAGGCTTCTCAAAGAGGCTGTTGAGCTTGACAAGCCGCAGGTCATCTCGCAGCTCATTCCCACTCACTTGGCAAAGGACATATACTCTCCCTTGGAGTTGGTTGAGCATGCCATGGAGCACGGGTCCGATGAGACGGTGAGAGCCGTCATCACGGCTTTGGCAAAAACCGAGATTGAAGTGCCTCATGCGTCTATTCTGTCTAGTGCAGCTTCCGCTGGGAGGACTGTACTGGTTGAAGAGCTCCtcagcaagaagaaggcgtcgGAGACTGGTGATCAGAGTCTCATCTCTCAAGCCGCTGCCAATGGGCACATAGAGACGATACAAATGCTTCTTGAAAAGGGTACAGATGTCAACCAAGCGGATGGAGAAGGGAAGACACCCCTTATGTTGGCGGGCATGCATGACCAAGAAGAAACTATAAATATGCTTCTTGAATCCCCGGGGATTAATGTCAATGCTGTGGACAACGATGGACGGACAGCTGTGTCTCATGCGGCCGGTGCTTGGTACCCTGGATGTTTGAAGTTACTCCTGGCAGATCCGAGGGTGGATGCGAAGCGGCAAGATTCCCAAGGCCGATCGCCACTGTGGTATGCTGTCGCTGCGTGGCGTCGCAAGGCCATCTGCGCCCTGTTAGAGGCTGCATAA